The window GGCTTGTCTGTAACCTCTTTATTAAGCTCAGGCCCAGACTGATGATTCAACCAAGCCAAGCTCAACCAAAATATGAACAATAAGTATTCAACCGTCACAAAATGAACAATAATTACACGGGTGTTGGTCATACTGAAAAACAAGGTCTAAGAAAAATTATTATGTAGTCACAAATTGATTTCTTACTTTACACACGATATTCAATTTAAATAGAAGTACCTATAATCAAGTAGGAAAACTATAGCCATAAAAAAAAATTTAAATAAATGCTTACGCTGTTTTGATGCTTTCTGCTGCTTCACAAGAATTTGGATCACCTTCCACGAGATATATCAGCTTCTTAAGTCCACACCTCTGATAATAAGTAAATTAGGGTGTCAGGATCTAGTAAAATAACATTGCCTATAAAGTTCAAGACAACACAACTACACAAACATTTCCATTCCAAAAATCTCAAATGTTGATCCAAAAACCAACTTTAAACAAGATACTCAATGTCAACCATAGCTTAGCTCCTACTTCACATGCTGATAAAGATGATTAAATCTATCAAATAAATTCCATACCAAAAGTCTGAGTTTTTGGTCCCTGTAACGGTTGTCTCTGATTGAACAGCGTAAATCATCAACATTCTTCCTCTCAACAATAAAATCAAGTACATACTCACTCTGAAGACGTTTATGCCGAGCTATCCAAATCCCATCTCCAACTGGTAACCGCCTAACCTGTAAAAGTGTCAGTTTGTTTCTTACTATTTACTTTGTAAATAAGAATTAGGAAACTCATCCTTTAATGCTTCATAGTCTAGGATGGTTTTCCTACTTGTAAAAGCAGATTACTGAATCACCATTCATTCTAACTTCATGGTTTTTTTTTAAGTATTCAAGGATAAATTTTGTAATGATCTTGAATATGAACTATGATTGCATTACTGTAAATGGTTATAACACAAGACAATGATCCTCTTTCCTAGATTCTTCATTATTTCAACCTTAATATATATTGTTTATATTTCATGCAAAGAAATAAACAAGTGACAGAAGGCAAAACCAAAAGTTGCTATTTTTGTGAAACAGAATTTTGTGGAAATCAGTACAATTTTCCAATAATAAAAAATTTAACATAATAAAGAACAATAAGTCAATAACTTACCTGTACTGTGATTTTGCATCCAGATATAACACTCTCAATAATGCTCCTAGACCGTGATCTAAAACAACAACATACAATTAATCACACCAGTTATAAGCACCAGCAAAGACAGTGGGCAAAAGAATAGGAGTGCACAATACCCATGATAAATAAAAATCTGACAGTAAGCATAATGAGACAAAAATTATCACTACTTAGCAGATGGCTTTCAGACTAACATTAAGGCCCCTCAACATTTTTTTTTCTCGTCACTAAAGTACTATGTCATTTATCTGAATGAGATCCTTGGACTAGTTGATTGGTTCAAAAATATCCTTAGCAAATGGAGATATGTACAGCTTAAACCGTACAACCCCACATCTCATGTTTTAAGCTCTACGTTTTTGGAAACTGACCATCAACATATATCATGAAAATTAAAAAATACAACCATATGGCTTACTTGGTCTGCATTTTTTATTTCTGTAAATTAACCTGTTTAAAGAAGTAAAAAGTATATATAACAACAGGAAAAGAAGGTTTCACCCTCAATCTTTTTTGTTTCAGCACATGTAATTTGATATAGTAGAGATAGAGTATTGCTGGCCTGTAGTCATCCCTAACTAAGACAAACGGACAAGTGCAAGCAATGGTTCTACAGTCAGGTTGCTAAAAAGAGTATTTATTGAATTGACCACAACTGGCTTGATCATATAAATAATAAGAAGTTTCAGAATAAAATTAAGCAGATGCTACTCACATCTGAGTGGCCAATTGTTCTCGATCATCCAATACAAAGATTAATTCATATGCATCTTCAAATTTCTCCCCAAAGCTTAAAGGTGGCACGGACAAAGCTTTCAAACTTGCTTCAACACCGGCCAAACTAGACTTTGTCACAGGACAACTCTAAGAAAACCAGAAAGCCAATGAGCAACATAAAACAATAAGTAGTGTTCAATAATCTTGCAACAATTGACATTCAAATATAGAAAAAAAAGCTTTATAACCACCCTATTGTTCCATTTTACAAATACACCAACCATAAATTCAGCTATGGCCCCTATAGTAGTATTTTTAGTGCAACTGCACTATTTTGGCACATTCACTTTGACAGGATCATTTTCAGAAGCATAATAATACAAAGACAGCAGCAAATTTTAGAAACAAATGGTCCAGCTCCAAAGATTCTATGTCTCAGGACACAGGGTTCGGCACCATAGGCATAGGGCTGAAACCTGAAACTCTACCAGTGACATATGGAGGTGCTATATTCACTTAAGATTGATCCATCCTACTTATTACTACACTAAATTTTGGGTCAGTTACATTCCGATCCAAAACTTCTACTTTTAACAAACAGCAACCTATTAGTCAATTGTAAAACTTTTGACCTCAACCCTTTGAAGATCAGTTTGAGTTAAGTAATTACATAGTTGTAAAAAATAAAAATACACAAATTACCTATATGACACCTATAAAAGCTCCTCCCAGTTTTGGCAGTATTGGTTTAAAGAATGTAAGCCATTCATGGGTTGATGATTGGACTGATGATCAAGTGCTGAAGATACAAAAATTTTACAATTTTGAACAGTCAGTTGCAATGTCTTAATTCTATACTTAAGAGTAGGGGTAAAATAAAATGACTCTAAAGCACAAGAATAACAGTTTTTAGCCCTAACAGTGTAACTCTCATTTGCCCTCTACTCCTCTAAAAGGAAGAAAGAAAAACATACAAGAAATGAAGGAGCTCCCATCGTAGACGACTTTGATGCAACCTTGTCAGAATTTATCTTTCGTGTAGGACCTCCATCCCGAGAAGTGTTGGGCGGTCTACTCTCACTCCCTACACATTCTCTATCACCTGAAAAAATTAAGGAGCTGTATTAGAGAGTAATCCATTATTTAAGAGAAGTCGGGCAATTTCAAAAGCATTTGGCACCACAAGAGAAGCTTATTACCATTTCCAAGAATATGAGTGGACGATGTTGCCTGACGATTTCCCCTTACGCTTTGGGACTTCATGTGCAAACCATAAACCTCATCTTCTCGAAGGCGACAAAGAACTGATGGCCATATTGAAGAGATTTCCTTGATATGGGAAGTCTCTGAAGCTTCACTAATAGCTCGGTTGATTCGCTCCTCAGAATACCCCATGTGTGTAAACTAAAGAAAAAAAAATGAATTGAGAGAAAATTTCTGATCAATTAAGTGAAACTAACAGTAAAGGGCTCTATGACCAAAAGAAGCAAAAGGCTGCAATAATTCATGTATATCTTAGGGTCAAATTCAATTGAAATTGTAAAGACAAAATGCGAAAAGATCCGTATCATGTGAATCTTTCTTAAATCTCAATATACTTGAACACAAAGAAAAATGAGTAGATATGAGCACTTAAAAAAGAAAGAAGGCGCAGATTAATTTTACTGTGCTTGTTTATCTAAAGCATAGATTTTTGGGATCAACTACAACTATTACCTCGTTTTTCATGGACAATCAAGATTAAAAATAAAGTGACACTATCAGCAGTTTGTCGACCACCCTCACAAAAAACAAAAAAAAAAAACAAAAGAAACAGAAATTTAAAGTACCATTGACTATTCCAATATTTTTGTTTCTAATCTTTGGGAGTAGCACAGTCAAATGGGGTTTCTAATGCCTGTGAATGTCTTTATTTACTATTTCTATACTTATCCATCACAAATATCCATTGCATCTGCAGTCTGAAAGCTAGGGAGAAATCAAACTCTTTATTCTCATTCAACTGATCAAACATAACTTAATCCAGCTCATAGGTGTCAGTGCAGAACTTATAATTTTCTTTGCAAAGAAAAGCAACCGTATCGGCTTATAAGCAAGCAGAACAGAGGCCATGACACGACAGGATATTGTGGACAACAACGTAAACCGTATGAGGGAAGATGCCAACTAAGCCAAGCTACTGAGATACAATCTTAACTTATAAATTAAACTATGAAAGAATGGTACTGAGAAGTAAATATTAAGTATGAAAATGGAAACAGATTATGGTTCCCGGCTACAATTCAAGATAATAATGAAACATCATTTTGATAAATACCTTGTCAAGATATTCCTGTGGAATATCAATTGAGTTTTTATTCCTACTTGAATTACAGGAGAACAATGTCAGATCTGTGACCGATTCAGGACTAGAAAGTTCCTGACGTGAAATGTCAACATCCATGATAGACAACTCCTTGGCATTAGAAATTATTTCTGCAGGAGTCGCCAAACCAGATCTCATGAGACATTCACGAGCAGCCTCCTTACCTTCTTGAGTAAGCATGTACCTACAGTTTGTACAAG of the Fragaria vesca subsp. vesca linkage group LG6, FraVesHawaii_1.0, whole genome shotgun sequence genome contains:
- the LOC101293899 gene encoding crossover junction endonuclease MUS81-like, with product MEQHKRLVVCSENGALADYMLSKWQEMADKKPNGISENIEKTLTKAYSNVCNSKNPVKTLKEFSQVKGVGKWILKLMQGFFDTGSGSSEPEDVTKEGKRTKKRYVPQKNSVAYALLITLYRGTESGNDFMRKQELIDAAEASGLSRVPIMPEKGKGIPAHPRNSTREWYSGWSCMKTLLTKGLVVKSSCPAKYMLTQEGKEAARECLMRSGLATPAEIISNAKELSIMDVDISRQELSSPESVTDLTLFSCNSSRNKNSIDIPQEYLDKFTHMGYSEERINRAISEASETSHIKEISSIWPSVLCRLREDEVYGLHMKSQSVRGNRQATSSTHILGNGDRECVGSESRPPNTSRDGGPTRKINSDKVASKSSTMGAPSFLSCPVTKSSLAGVEASLKALSVPPLSFGEKFEDAYELIFVLDDREQLATQISRSRSIIESVISGCKITVQVRRLPVGDGIWIARHKRLQSEYVLDFIVERKNVDDLRCSIRDNRYRDQKLRLLRCGLKKLIYLVEGDPNSCEAAESIKTACFTTELLEGFDVQRTGNVTETLRKYGYLTEAIFKYYKDLSEEQLKQAGVCPPFDEFNKRCQDLDKMTVSDVFAIQLMQVPQVTEEVAIAVLDLYPTVFSLAREYSLLEGDVNAQEEMLRTQSNNVVNAAASKNIFQFVWGID